The Delphinus delphis chromosome 2, mDelDel1.2, whole genome shotgun sequence genome contains a region encoding:
- the LOC132418684 gene encoding LOW QUALITY PROTEIN: protein SET-like (The sequence of the model RefSeq protein was modified relative to this genomic sequence to represent the inferred CDS: inserted 2 bases in 1 codon) → MMVAHHCSWLCRPPLAVRRKRRRRRLGELEPRAGARSVSEGAEPPTCPPPPPLSKREPGTQPQPLPRRQAARAARASQGEGKRASERGEEAAGRTRRPRVWREGKPRPAPFAFPSLPSSLPPPPRPRSSTVSALAAKVSKKVLNSNHVGAEETSEKEQEAIEHINEVQNEIDRLSEQASEEILKVEQKYNKLRQPFFQKRSELIANIPNLGGATFANHPQVSALLGEXALRYLTRVEVTEFEDIKSGNRIDFYFDENPYFENKVLSKEFHLNESGDPSLKSTGIKWKSGKDLTKHSSQTQNKASRKRQHEDPESFFTWFTDHSDAGADELGEVIKDDIWPNPLQYYLVPDMDDEEGEGEEDDDDDEEEEGLEDIDEEGDEDEGEEDADDDEGEEGEEDEGEDD, encoded by the exons ATGATGGTGGCCCATCATTG CTCATGGCTCTGCCGCCCGCCCCTCGCCGTGAGGAGGAAGCGGAGGAGGAGGCGGCTCGGGGAGCTGGAGCCGCGAGCTGGAGCGCGGAGCGTGAGTGAGGGAGCAGAGCCGCCTACCTGCCCGCCGCCGCCTCCCCTCAGTAAGCGGGAGCCCGGCACGcagcctcagcccctccctcgTCGTCAGGCCGCGAGGGCAGCGCGCGCGAGCCAGGGGGAGGGAAAGCGAGCGAGCGAGCGCGGGGAGGAGGCGGCCGGACGGACCCGGCGCCCGCGCGTGTGGCGTGAGGGGAAGCCGCGGCCCGCCCCCTTcgccttcccttctctcccctcctcgctccccccgccccctcgaCCGCGGAGCAGCACCGTGTCGGCGCTCGCGGCCAAAGTCAGTAAAAAGGTGCTCAACTCCAACCACGTCGGGGCTGAggagacctcagaaaaagaacaagaagcaATTGAACATATTAATGAAGTACAAAATGAAATAGACAGACTTAGCGAACAAGCCAGTGAGGAGATTTTGAAAGTAGAACAGAAATATAACAAACTCCGCCAACCATTTTTTCAGAAGAGGTCGGAATTGATCGCCAATATCCCAAATTTGGGGGGGGCAACGTTTGCTAACCATCCACAAGTGTCTGCACTGCTTGGGGA GGCGCTGCGTTATTTGACGAGAGTCGAAGTGACAGAATTTGAAGATATTAAATCAGGTAAcagaatagatttttattttgacgAAAACCCttactttgaaaataaagttcTCTCCAAAGAATTTCATCTGAATGAGAGTGGTGATCCATCTTTAAAGTCCACTGGAATCAAATGGAAATCCGGAAAGGATTTGACAAAACATTCAAGTCAAACGCAGAATAAAGCCAGCAGGAAAAGACAGCATGAGGACCCAGAAAGCTTCTTCACCTGGTTTACTGATCATTCTGATGCAGGTGCAGATGAGTTAGGAGAGGTCATCAAAGATGATATTTGGCCAAATCCATTACAGTACTACTTGGTTCCGGACATGGATgatgaggaaggggaaggagaagaagatgatgatgatgatgaagaggaagaaggattGGAAGATATTGATGAAGAAGGGGATGAGGATGAAGGTGAAGAAGATGCAGATGATGatgagggggaggaaggagaggaagatgaAGGAGAAGATGACTAA